DNA sequence from the Sulfurimonas sp. HSL3-1 genome:
GACCTGGCCATGACGTCCCTTACCCCTTCGCGATCCAGGTAGCCGACAAAATTCACCCTCTTCCACCCCGCATACTTCTTCACCTCGGTTTCGAGAGATGCGGGGGCGAAACTCCCTGCGAGCGTCAGGATGCCGGACGGAACCGACCCCATTGCCTGAACGACCTCATCGATCCCCCTGATTTTCGATATTCCCCCGATATAGCAGAGCTCTTGATGCTTGTGTTGCCAATCGGTGGTGTTTGCCAATTCCGAGAGAATCGGAAAATTATTGACATCTGTCGTCCGGCTGTTTATCGCCAAAAAACGGTCCCGGATAAATGGCGTCGCCGTCATGATATGATCAAACTTGCGCACGGCAAAGTTTTCAAATCTTTCGAAGAGTGCGGAAATAAACGCCCGTTGCCAGCGCTTGAGGTAGGATTTACTGAGAATATCGCGGGGGACATCTTCATGGACGTCGTAAACAACCTTCTTCCCTCTGCGCTTGAGCATCAAGGCGGCAGGGATCAGTTCGGGATCATGGAAATGGTAAAGCGCGGCATCTATTTCCAGGGCACGTTTATAGACAGCGCGTACGCCTCTGGTCATGCGGGCGATCCTTCTCCCCGAAGCCTTGCCCGCATCGATAATCTCTACCCCGTGACGGACTTCGTCACCGCACCCGTCGGCAACGACCAGCGCAACATGATAGCCGGCCGCGGCCAGGCTGCTGCACTCTTTGAGAAAAATGCGGGTGTCATACCTCGGATGTACTGATGTAAGATGACAAACCTTATGCATAGAGTCCTCTGTAAACATCCAAGAGGACTTCTTCCTGATTTTCCCAGTTATATCTCTTTTTAAAACGATGCAGATTCTCTTTAAGCGTTTTTGGATCAAGCGATTCGGCACGACGGACCGCATCCAAAACACCTTCGGCGCTGTTTTCTTCCGCCACGACTCCGATACCGTTGTTCGTCACGAGTCTGTGCATTTCATAAAGATCGGAAACGATGACGGGGATCCCCGCCATTGTATATTCAAACAGCTTGTTCGGCGAACAGTAGTAATGGTTCAAACAAGTATTTTCATAAAAAAGGAGGCCGAAATCAGCCGATGACGTATACGTTAGAAGCACCTCGGGTTTGACGGCTTCATGGTAGTAGATATTGGCATATTGGTCGGCTGCCTCGGCGGCGGCTTTTGCCAACGGTCCGTAACCCATCATGACGAGAACACTGTTTTTGTCCTCTGTTCTTTTGAACGCCTCGATGATATGTTCAACACCGCGCCCGCTGCTCAATCCCCCCTGATAAAGAAAGATTTTTTTTCCCTTATCGATTCCGAAAGTGTTACGGAAAATATCATGCCTCTCTTCCGCCTGATACGGGGGACAATTAAGCACGAGTGCGGGTTTCTCAACCGGGTACATTCTGGCATATTCATTCGCGATAGAATCGCTGACTGTCAAAATACGATCGGCAGCACCGATGAAGAGTTTTTCCGTGAGTTTTGCCATCTTTTTGAGAGCGCCTTTGAAATTGTGTCGCTCCGTCTCATACTCGTGCGCATCATAGACGACTTTGGCATCCCTCTTAAACAGCATTTTGACGACAGCTCCCACAGGAAGCGTGCCCAGATCATTGCAGTGGTAGATGTCGCCGTCCCCGTGCTCCCGGATCACCCTGTAGAGGAACTCAAGGTATTTGAATAGCTGGACTACGCGGTGTTTCGACCACCCTTTCGTCCTGAGCTTGATACGGTGGACCGGGACCCCATGGACCTCATCCCGCTCGGGGAGACCTGCTTCATGAAGGGCGACAACCTCAACGGCATAACCGGCTTGCTGCAAAGAAACATTCTCTTTCAAAACCCTGGCATCGTTCTCAAAGCTGTTCAGTACAAGCGAAATGACCTTTTTCACCGTTGACGCCATTTGGAAATGTATTGTTTAAGTCTGGAAAAACGCTGTTCAAGGGCATAGTCGGACGGGTAATCCCGAAACGTTTTATTGGGTTGCAGCATGATGGCGTTAAGCTCCTCAACCGAGATGCTAAGCTTTTTGGCAATGAATTCTTTCTCGCTCTCTATTTCCCCTGCGTTGTAGGGAGGTTTTTCCAGCACATTCAAGGCCTCCTGCCGTGTCATCTGGCCGGCAACGATCATGCTTGACAGATGGGCTCTGCGTTTGTCGTATCCAAACTTTTCGGGCAGCCAGTAAGACTGAAAGAACTTTGTAAAGATGCTTTCATGATGTTTGTCGCCGTAATCACGCCAATCAAGCTTTTCGACAATGATCCGCTTCGCTTCCTCTTTGTCATAGGGCCAAAAATTCAGCGGTCTGATCATCTTGAATTTTTTGATATAAGGGTAATAGATCTTCCGTTTGAAGAAGCCGACAGTTTCATACGTTTTTAGCCGTATCGTTCCGAACCGTTTGTGAATGGCGAGCAGCTGCTTGGCGTCCATTGCGTTATAGCCCCAGGCAGCCGGCAGAATTGACTCTGTGGCGTAATTCCCGCCGCTGAGAAAATATCTAATGCCGAAATGATCGACAGCCACCTTGTAGAGTGTGGCGAAAAAGGCGTGGTCCTGCGGAACATCCTGGTTCGCCAGCTGAGACTTGAGATAGGCGAGTTGCAGATCTTTCATCTCCTCCCAATTGATCACTTCGGTATGAAGATCAATCGACAGCCTCTTGACGATATGCTCTATGTTGTGTACGGCCAGCTCAGAATTCCAGCCGCCGTCAATATGAATAGCCAGAATACGAAGTTGCGGGTATTCCGTTCGAAGCATATAAGCCAGATAAGAGCTGTCTACGCCGCCGCTCAAACCGATGACGCAGTCATATTCACCGCTTTTGCCGTCTTCAATGATTCTGGCAACAATCTGATCAAGCCTTCTTTTCCCCTCGGGATTGGGGAACCAGGATTTCCGGATCACATTTTCAACGTGCCTGCAATGGTTACAGACGCCCTGCTCGTCGAATGTGATGTCGGGGTCCGTCGTATCCATGACACAATGCGAACAGATCTGGTAATGTGTTTTCAAGGCTGCTCTCCAAACAATTTTTCCAACTCTTCATATTTCGGATAGGTGATAAGGACGGCTCTGTGTTTGCCCTGGAATACAAAAAAGCTCCCTGCTGCGACCGCGGAGGCACCGCCGAGCTCCTTTGCAGCTTTAAAATCGGACAGTTGCCCGGCGCCGCCGCAGACGATCACGGGAACGGAAATCACATCTCGGACGGTCTGAAGCAGGGTCATATCGTATCCTTTCTGCATACCGTCCATATCCACGCTGTTAAGGAAAACCTCGCCCGCCCCGAGCGCTTCAACCTCGCGAAGATAGGCAAGCAGATCGCCCTTCTGCACTCCCTTATCTGCGTGACGGTATATCTGGTAGCGCCCCCAGAGATTTCTTTTGACATCCACCGCCACGATAATGCTTTGCGCCCCGAAGAGCTGCGAAGCTTCCCGTATGAGGTCCTTGTCGCGCAGCGCAGAACTGTTTAGAGCGACTTTTTCGATGCCGAGTGAAAAAACCTTTCTGATCTGTTCAACGTTGGTAATCCCGCCTCCGTAACAAACCGGCATAAAACACTCGCTTGCAAAACTTTCTATCAACGCATAATCCGGCTCTCTATGCTCTTTGGAAGCGTCGATGTCGAGAAAGATCAATTCGTCCACCTCTTTCTCGTTGAAGATCCGGATAGCATTAATGGGGTCGCCGACATATTTCGGATCTTTGAATCTCACAGTTTTCACGAGCCCTTTATTGTGCAGCAACAAAACAGGTATGACTCTTGTCCGCAGCATCAATAGTACTCCACAAAGTTCTTGAAAAGCTGCATACCGAATTTATGGCTCTTTTCGGGGTGGAACTGGCAGCCCAGAATGTTTTCATGCTCGAAACATGATACAAACTCATAGCCGTATTCGGTTGTCGTCAATATGTCGTTACGGTTTGCGCATTCTACTGCATATGAGTGAACGAAATAAAATCGGGGATCGTCGGGCATCCCTTCGAAAAGCGGACTCTCCTTTTTCACATGCACCCTGTTCCATCCCATATGCGGCACAGGAAGTTTTTTATCATGGTCTTGAAAGTTGAAGCGTTTCGCACTCCCCTCAATAAAACCGAACCCCTCGCACTTCCCCTCTTCGCTGCCGTTCGTCAACAGCTGCATTCCGAGACAGATGCCGAGAATCGGTGTCTTATCTTCAAGCACCTTCTGTTTGATCGCTGCAATTAAGTCCAGCTGCTGAAGGTTGATCATGGCGTTGTCAAATGCGCCGACTCCCGGCAGAATTATCTTTGTGGCCTCGTTTATCGCGCGTGCATCAGAAGAGACGACGGCGCCCTCTCCGATTTTTTTCAGCATATTTTTTACTGATCCCAAGTTTCCCATTCCATAGTCAACGATTGTTGTCATTTACTTCCCATACGCACATCAATGTTCTAGCAGCTTATTATAGATCGACTGCAGAACAGATGCAATTTTCGCCGAGCCGTATCTGTGCAGGCACGCCATTCTGATAGCTTTGCCGTCATAGCTGTCAAAAGAATTTGCCATCTTTTGCAGTGCTACCGCCAACGCCCCGGTCTCTTTCGGCGGTACCAGGAGACCGTTGCTGTCGTCGATAAGATACTCCGGTCCGCCGCACTGCGTCGCCACGACCGGCTTTCCGCATGCCAGCGCCTCGGTGATCACGACACCGAACGTTTCAAAATGGCTTGCCAGGACAAAGACATCACACGCCTCCATATGCCGTTTAACCTCTTTTTTCGACAAAAGGCCAACGAATGTTACCTGCTTCTCTATCCCAAGTTCGGAGGCATATTGTTCCAAACTGTCCCGCTCCGGGCCATCGCCTCCGATGACCAGTTTTTTCGCCGAATCTCCCTGAAAACTTTTTGCAAAACTTTCCAACAGCTCAAAAAAGCCCTTGGTTGCCACCAGGGCGGCCAACGAAAAGAACACGACTCCCTCCGCTCTGTTTTTCAGGCGTGTGTCGTTTTCAAACAGCCTGTCCAGAGGGTTGGGAACGACCGAAACCGTTTGATGTGACGACAGATACCGCTTTATGACTTCTCCCAGACTCGGGCTGACCGCAATCAATGCATCGGCATGGGAAAACACCGTATGAATTTTTCTCTTCTCCCATGGTGTAAACGCCCCCTTTATGAATTGGCTGCTGTGTTCGGTCACGACATAAGGGAGTTTGTACTCTTTTTTCAGCTCGAGCGCAAGCAAACCGGCATTCAAAGCATTATGTGCATGGATGACATCAGGCATGCCGTATGTCTTGACATACTCCTTGAATACCTGTTTCCCTTTCAAGACCCAGAAGGGTCTGAAAATTCTTGGGTAGCGGTTTGGAGGCGCGATCGCGCTGATCCGCGACACTGTGATCCCCTCCTCCTTCGTGTGCACCACCCTGTCGTGAACAAAAAATCGTCTCTGACCTATCATCTTTCTTATACCATGCAGTTCGATGGAAAGGATGCCGACCGTTAAACCGCTATCACGAAGGGCTACGGCATTGTCTTTTTGAAAAATACCCTCAAGCGGTCTGTCCTTGGGAAGATACCGCTCAGAAGGGATCACGAGGATATGCATGCTACCTTGTTTCCTCACTGTGATGCCCACTCCAAGCGGCATAACCGAATTTATCCCGTTCACTGGCAATAATGGGATCTATTGTACTGTTTGTGTCCGCATCGATTGCATCCCTGCCTCGCCCGATACTTTTCGTATTAATCGGCTTATACACATTGGCATGATGCGCTCTTAGTCTCACATCCCCAAGCTCCTGTGCGGATGTTTCTGACGTCAGCATCGTCTTTTCGAAAGGAACATCCAGGAACGCACACACTCTCCTGATCTCCTTTTCGGGGTTTTCGACAAGTGTTTCATAATAAATTTCGTGGAGATTCCCAGGATATTTACTTTTAAACTTTTCAGCCATTTGAACCGATCGCACCCATCTGCGTGCCGCATCCGTATGGTTTTTATAGATTCCTGATGCCACATAAGAGGCAACGACATCATAGGGATCCCGAACAATATGTATGAACTTTGCATCGGGGAAAACTTGAAAAAGCGGGAAGATAGCAAACGTGTTTAAAGGTGTTTTATCCCCCCATCTCGACTTGTCAATTTGATGCGTCTTGGCAAAATACTCATAAAAGCCGTGCAGCAAGAATGCGAGCGTTCTCTGCTCCTCGGGACAACGCGAAGCGCTGTCGACAAGCGGTGCCAATGTTTTGATGTCAAACGTTTCAAATTCAGGATAAAACTCGAAATTGGAATAGATGAGCTGGACAAGATCTCCCCAGCCCATGTTGTTGTAACGGCGGAACTGCCTGATGGATTTTCCCAGGACATATGTTTCGGGCGGGATAAACAACTCGGAATGGCTGTTGAGAATACGCCTAAGAAGCGTGTTCCCCGATCTGCCGGATCCAACGATGAAAAAAGGTGCGAATCCCTCCTGCTTTTCCAGCAGATGCTTTCTTAGTGGACTCCCCATCCTGATTTTCTTATAAAAATCGATCAAAGCTTCCGGAAGATAGTGCATAAACCCCAAAACGTCAACCTTGCTCAATCGTTTTTATAAATTTCGCGGGAATGCCGCCAACGAGCGTTCCCGCCGACACATCCCGGTCTACTACGGCTCCTGCCGCGACAACGGCATCTTCGTAAATGGTCACTCCGCCCAATATGATCGCACCGGCCCCGATCCACACCCGATCTTTTACTACAATAGGCCGGGAAGATGTACTTGTCCTCGGTTTGCCTTTCGCGCTATGCAAGTCGTGTTGCGCAGTTTCAAAAGAGACGTTGGGACCGATTGCCACATCCTCACCAATGGCGATGTACGTGTTTGGCGCGGCAAATCGCGAATTCACATTGACGAACGACCCTTTACCGATCGTGATATGCGAAGCTGCCCCGATTGGCCGGATATCTACACCTGGCCAGATTGTACATTTTCTTTCGATGCGCATACCGGCCAGTTTCAGGCAAAGCGCGCGCCATCGGTTGCAAACATTCAGACGCGGGAGGTGATTGGCGAAAAAAAGGAAGAGAGACTCCCGCAGCTCAGCCGCCAAGCCGTAAAGCATTCTTACCGCTTTCATCTTGAAACCCTTAGGGGAAAGTACCCAATAAATGAGCCGAACTTGCCTTTGATATAAAACAACGGCAAGAGATTTGAAATGAGCAGACTTAACAGGCTGGCGGCGGCGGCGCCCTTGATGCCAAAAGACGGGATAAGCAGATAATTTCCCGTAATATTTACAGCAGAAGCGATAATAATGATATTACGATAAACCGTTTGATTCCCGGTCATATTCAAAAAATACCCGACCGATCCGGAAGCGGCGTTAACAAATTGGCCTACAGCGAGGATAACCAGCGCCAGATACCCTGTCTCAAAACTGCTCCCAAAGATGCCGAGAATCCAGTGGCCGCCCGCTATCAGTAGGATGAGGAGTGGTGCAGAAGACCAGAAAATCATTTTACTTGATTTTCTGGCCACGAAGATCAACTCATCTATTTTATCCCTGTGGTAAAGCTCTGAAAACTTCGGGCCCAATATCGTATTAATGGCCGTAAGCAGGAACGCCGTCAACCCTGCCAGCTTCAAGACAATGCTGTAGATGCCCAAAGATGCTTCGTCCGACATCACTCCCAGCATAATAACATCAGTCTGACTTATAACCAGAAAAAGGACGGACGTCAAAAACATAGGGTGTGCTGTCGAAAAAATATTTTCATATGACAGCATGTGGACCTGTCCGCCTCTTTCCTTATCGCCTTTGAAATGGCTCCAAACAAAATAGCTACTGATCACCACCATAAGTACGGGAGTAAATAGCTGAATATACACAGGGTTGTATTTATCATAAAAAACAAGCGTTACGACAATTAGTGCCACAAGGTAAAAGGCACTTGGAAACCACTGAAAGAATACAAACAACTTGATATTTTTCATCCCCCTGAGTGCCGTCATATTAAGTGTCTGAAGCGACTTGAAAAGAATGATGGTAGAAGCTAAAGCGAACAAGAAGGACAAATGCGGTTTTGAGAAGATACCAGAAGCAATCACGTCGGACAAAGCAAAACTGAAAATACTAATGACAAAAGAAAATAGCAGCACCAAATGCATGGTTTTCTTAAAGGCCGCTTTGGCAGACCCCAGAGAGTATTTCACCAGATGCTCGGGGATAATTTTCAGCAATGACGTATCAGTCCCCATCAGTGAAACAATAAGTGCGACGCTTAAAAATGCATTGATAAGGGCCAGGGTTCCAACGACCTCAGCTCCATAGAAACGCGCAACGATAAAGCTGGAACCAATGCCGAGGAGTACAGCAACAATTTTTGCACCGAAGGTCAGGAGACCGCCTCTCGCTATCTCACTAAATCTTTCATCACGGAAAAATTGATTGAGCTTTCTCCTCCACACCGAGTACATATCAGCCTTCACCCTCACTGGAGTGGGATACGGCCGGTAAAGCGATAAATACCATCATGTATCCATAAGCACGACCCGGTCTTGAAGCAACCGGTATCGGCTTCCGTCGTAACCATCATCAGCGTAGCCCCCTTCATCAAAGACCAGCCTGTTGCCCGCTATACTGACCCACCCGATCTGCTTGGCCGGCACCCCGGCTATTAGGGCAAAGTCAGGCACATCTTTCGTTACAACAGCCCCTGCGCCGATGAGCGCATAA
Encoded proteins:
- a CDS encoding N-acetyl sugar amidotransferase — translated: MKTHYQICSHCVMDTTDPDITFDEQGVCNHCRHVENVIRKSWFPNPEGKRRLDQIVARIIEDGKSGEYDCVIGLSGGVDSSYLAYMLRTEYPQLRILAIHIDGGWNSELAVHNIEHIVKRLSIDLHTEVINWEEMKDLQLAYLKSQLANQDVPQDHAFFATLYKVAVDHFGIRYFLSGGNYATESILPAAWGYNAMDAKQLLAIHKRFGTIRLKTYETVGFFKRKIYYPYIKKFKMIRPLNFWPYDKEEAKRIIVEKLDWRDYGDKHHESIFTKFFQSYWLPEKFGYDKRRAHLSSMIVAGQMTRQEALNVLEKPPYNAGEIESEKEFIAKKLSISVEELNAIMLQPNKTFRDYPSDYALEQRFSRLKQYISKWRQR
- a CDS encoding sulfotransferase, translated to MSKVDVLGFMHYLPEALIDFYKKIRMGSPLRKHLLEKQEGFAPFFIVGSGRSGNTLLRRILNSHSELFIPPETYVLGKSIRQFRRYNNMGWGDLVQLIYSNFEFYPEFETFDIKTLAPLVDSASRCPEEQRTLAFLLHGFYEYFAKTHQIDKSRWGDKTPLNTFAIFPLFQVFPDAKFIHIVRDPYDVVASYVASGIYKNHTDAARRWVRSVQMAEKFKSKYPGNLHEIYYETLVENPEKEIRRVCAFLDVPFEKTMLTSETSAQELGDVRLRAHHANVYKPINTKSIGRGRDAIDADTNSTIDPIIASERDKFGYAAWSGHHSEETR
- a CDS encoding acyltransferase; this encodes MKAVRMLYGLAAELRESLFLFFANHLPRLNVCNRWRALCLKLAGMRIERKCTIWPGVDIRPIGAASHITIGKGSFVNVNSRFAAPNTYIAIGEDVAIGPNVSFETAQHDLHSAKGKPRTSTSSRPIVVKDRVWIGAGAIILGGVTIYEDAVVAAGAVVDRDVSAGTLVGGIPAKFIKTIEQG
- a CDS encoding glycosyltransferase family 4 protein is translated as MHKVCHLTSVHPRYDTRIFLKECSSLAAAGYHVALVVADGCGDEVRHGVEIIDAGKASGRRIARMTRGVRAVYKRALEIDAALYHFHDPELIPAALMLKRRGKKVVYDVHEDVPRDILSKSYLKRWQRAFISALFERFENFAVRKFDHIMTATPFIRDRFLAINSRTTDVNNFPILSELANTTDWQHKHQELCYIGGISKIRGIDEVVQAMGSVPSGILTLAGSFAPASLETEVKKYAGWKRVNFVGYLDREGVRDVMARSMAGVVTFLPAHNHIDSQPNKMFEYMSAGIPVIASNFPLWRSIIEKNYCGLCIDPLDPTAIANAMQYILSHPEEAERMGRNGREAVETKYNWSAEETKLMDIYAGLLS
- a CDS encoding glycosyltransferase — protein: MKKVISLVLNSFENDARVLKENVSLQQAGYAVEVVALHEAGLPERDEVHGVPVHRIKLRTKGWSKHRVVQLFKYLEFLYRVIREHGDGDIYHCNDLGTLPVGAVVKMLFKRDAKVVYDAHEYETERHNFKGALKKMAKLTEKLFIGAADRILTVSDSIANEYARMYPVEKPALVLNCPPYQAEERHDIFRNTFGIDKGKKIFLYQGGLSSGRGVEHIIEAFKRTEDKNSVLVMMGYGPLAKAAAEAADQYANIYYHEAVKPEVLLTYTSSADFGLLFYENTCLNHYYCSPNKLFEYTMAGIPVIVSDLYEMHRLVTNNGIGVVAEENSAEGVLDAVRRAESLDPKTLKENLHRFKKRYNWENQEEVLLDVYRGLYA
- the hisH gene encoding imidazole glycerol phosphate synthase subunit HisH — translated: MTTIVDYGMGNLGSVKNMLKKIGEGAVVSSDARAINEATKIILPGVGAFDNAMINLQQLDLIAAIKQKVLEDKTPILGICLGMQLLTNGSEEGKCEGFGFIEGSAKRFNFQDHDKKLPVPHMGWNRVHVKKESPLFEGMPDDPRFYFVHSYAVECANRNDILTTTEYGYEFVSCFEHENILGCQFHPEKSHKFGMQLFKNFVEYY
- a CDS encoding glycosyltransferase translates to MHILVIPSERYLPKDRPLEGIFQKDNAVALRDSGLTVGILSIELHGIRKMIGQRRFFVHDRVVHTKEEGITVSRISAIAPPNRYPRIFRPFWVLKGKQVFKEYVKTYGMPDVIHAHNALNAGLLALELKKEYKLPYVVTEHSSQFIKGAFTPWEKRKIHTVFSHADALIAVSPSLGEVIKRYLSSHQTVSVVPNPLDRLFENDTRLKNRAEGVVFFSLAALVATKGFFELLESFAKSFQGDSAKKLVIGGDGPERDSLEQYASELGIEKQVTFVGLLSKKEVKRHMEACDVFVLASHFETFGVVITEALACGKPVVATQCGGPEYLIDDSNGLLVPPKETGALAVALQKMANSFDSYDGKAIRMACLHRYGSAKIASVLQSIYNKLLEH
- a CDS encoding AglZ/HisF2 family acetamidino modification protein — encoded protein: MLRTRVIPVLLLHNKGLVKTVRFKDPKYVGDPINAIRIFNEKEVDELIFLDIDASKEHREPDYALIESFASECFMPVCYGGGITNVEQIRKVFSLGIEKVALNSSALRDKDLIREASQLFGAQSIIVAVDVKRNLWGRYQIYRHADKGVQKGDLLAYLREVEALGAGEVFLNSVDMDGMQKGYDMTLLQTVRDVISVPVIVCGGAGQLSDFKAAKELGGASAVAAGSFFVFQGKHRAVLITYPKYEELEKLFGEQP
- a CDS encoding flippase; translation: MYSVWRRKLNQFFRDERFSEIARGGLLTFGAKIVAVLLGIGSSFIVARFYGAEVVGTLALINAFLSVALIVSLMGTDTSLLKIIPEHLVKYSLGSAKAAFKKTMHLVLLFSFVISIFSFALSDVIASGIFSKPHLSFLFALASTIILFKSLQTLNMTALRGMKNIKLFVFFQWFPSAFYLVALIVVTLVFYDKYNPVYIQLFTPVLMVVISSYFVWSHFKGDKERGGQVHMLSYENIFSTAHPMFLTSVLFLVISQTDVIMLGVMSDEASLGIYSIVLKLAGLTAFLLTAINTILGPKFSELYHRDKIDELIFVARKSSKMIFWSSAPLLILLIAGGHWILGIFGSSFETGYLALVILAVGQFVNAASGSVGYFLNMTGNQTVYRNIIIIASAVNITGNYLLIPSFGIKGAAAASLLSLLISNLLPLFYIKGKFGSFIGYFPLRVSR